From a single Oxalobacter vibrioformis genomic region:
- the miaB gene encoding tRNA (N6-isopentenyl adenosine(37)-C2)-methylthiotransferase MiaB, translating into MQKKVFIRTFGCQMNEYDSARMLDLLEAESGYARAESPEDADLILLNTCSVREKAQEKVFSDLGRIRKLKNARPGLLIGVSGCVASQEGETIIRRAPYVNLVFGPQTFHRLPAMIKAYERTGSPQVDISFPEIEKFDHLPPAKVEVPVASVTIMEGCSHFCSYCIVPYTRGKEISRPLEDILVEIAGLADQGVKEILLLGQNVNAWRGIMDGGEKADFALLVEYIADIPGIERIRFVTSHPTEFSHRLIEAYSRVPKLVSHLYLPAQHGSDRILAAMKRGYTTLEYKSIIRRLKAIRPDLLVSSDFIVGFPGETDADFEAMMRFIDEIGFDNSFSFLYSPRPGTPAAALPMDIPLDVRKERLQRLQAKIDEHTRRYNAALVDTTQRVLIEGRSQKNPGQFQGKTGSNRVVHITVKDTSPVAIGDFADIYITDATNYALRGIPAADRIVA; encoded by the coding sequence ATGCAAAAGAAAGTCTTTATCCGCACCTTCGGCTGCCAGATGAATGAATACGACTCCGCCCGGATGCTTGATCTCCTGGAGGCCGAAAGCGGCTATGCCCGCGCGGAATCACCGGAAGACGCCGACCTGATCCTTCTGAACACCTGCTCGGTGCGTGAAAAGGCGCAGGAAAAGGTCTTTTCCGATCTGGGCCGCATCCGCAAACTCAAAAACGCCAGGCCAGGCCTCCTGATCGGGGTATCGGGCTGTGTGGCCTCGCAGGAAGGCGAGACCATCATCCGCCGTGCGCCGTATGTCAATCTGGTGTTCGGCCCGCAAACCTTTCACCGCCTGCCCGCCATGATCAAGGCGTATGAGCGCACCGGCTCTCCACAGGTGGATATCTCCTTTCCCGAAATCGAAAAATTTGACCACCTTCCCCCGGCAAAAGTGGAGGTGCCGGTTGCCTCCGTTACCATCATGGAAGGCTGCAGCCACTTTTGCAGCTATTGCATCGTGCCGTACACGCGCGGCAAGGAAATCTCGCGCCCGCTGGAAGATATCCTGGTCGAAATCGCCGGGCTGGCTGACCAGGGCGTGAAAGAAATCCTGCTGCTCGGACAGAATGTGAATGCCTGGCGCGGCATAATGGATGGCGGCGAAAAGGCTGACTTTGCGCTATTGGTCGAATATATCGCCGACATACCCGGCATTGAGCGTATCCGCTTTGTCACGAGCCATCCCACCGAATTTTCACACCGGCTCATTGAAGCCTATTCGCGCGTGCCCAAGCTGGTAAGCCACCTCTACCTGCCTGCCCAGCACGGCTCGGACAGGATACTGGCAGCCATGAAGCGCGGCTATACCACGCTGGAATACAAGTCCATCATCCGTCGCCTGAAAGCCATCCGGCCTGACCTGCTGGTCTCCAGCGACTTTATCGTCGGCTTTCCCGGCGAAACCGATGCCGATTTTGAGGCCATGATGCGCTTTATTGACGAAATCGGCTTTGACAACAGCTTCAGCTTCCTTTACAGCCCGCGCCCTGGCACCCCGGCAGCCGCCCTACCGATGGATATCCCGCTGGATGTCAGGAAAGAACGCCTGCAACGCCTCCAGGCCAAGATTGATGAACACACCCGCCGCTACAATGCGGCGCTGGTCGATACCACGCAGCGCGTATTGATTGAGGGTCGCTCGCAAAAGAACCCCGGCCAGTTCCAGGGAAAGACCGGCAGCAACCGGGTGGTCCATATCACGGTAAAGGACACCTCGCCTGTGGCAATCGGCGACTTTGCCGATATCTATATCACTGACGCGACCAATTACGCCTTGCGGGGTATCCCGGCGGCGGACAGGATAGTGGCGTAG